Sequence from the Larimichthys crocea isolate SSNF chromosome XXIII, L_crocea_2.0, whole genome shotgun sequence genome:
GTGTGTCACTGTGCAGTACACTAATCGAGTtatctttgcatgtgtgtgtgtgcttctagTGGGGCTGACCTACTGGCTGTCAATGCAGATGGCAACATGCCCTATGACCTCTGCGAGGATGAGGCCACCCTCGAGCTGCTGGAGATGGTTATGGCTGAACAGGGTCAGTAAGCAGAAGTCAAATCAAACCTGTTGCTGAACAGAAACATTCCCAGAAATTCTTGTAGTTTCTTTTAATAGTATTTCTTTGAAAGTAATTTAGTCTTTCTCTCAGAGCTCAAAGCAATGTTTAAGAGGTCACAGAGGGGAAAAATGTGCATGAAGGGAAAATGTCACTGTGTGCTAACTGGTGTCATTGCttctgtccctgtgtgtttgtgtagggaTAACTCAGGACCGTATAGATCAATGTCGCGGGGCTAAAGAGGCGGCCATGCTGGCTGATGTTCAGGCTCTGGTCCAGAGGGAAGCAGACTTAAACGCTCAGGACAATAATGGAGCAACACTGGTGAGACAGAGGAGGATTTTGAGGACACAGTTCCATTTTTCTTTGAGAaaagttaaatctggggcaCCTGGACTTGCTTGTAGTCCTGTTTGAATAACTCAAGAAATTCATGAAGCTCTGCAAGGTCAGGACAGGAGTATCTGTAACTCTGCGTTTGGAAAGTTTGGAAACTATACTACATTAAAAACCATTTCCTCCCTGGGTCAGCACTTTACCAAACAATGTTGAACATCTCTTCCAGCTCCATATAGCGGCCGCTAACGGCTACATGTCTGTGGCGGAACTGTTGGTCGACCACAGGGCTCAGTTGGAGGTGAAGGACGCTGATGGCTGGACGCCGCTACACGCCGCCTCCTGCTGGGGACAAGTAAGTGctccagacaaacaaaaaacacacacacattccactTTTCTTAAATGACTGGtcaatattgtttgtgtttattcaatAGATCCAgatggtggaactgttggttGCCCATGGAGCCAGTTTAAACACAAAGTCTGTCCTGGAGGAGACACCTCTGGGTAAAACCAAAAACTATTTTTAGTCCTGAGAAATGAGGTCTCAAAATAATTTTAAACGACCGTACCTTTTACCTTTAATGATGTAACACTGATTCCCTGTGTCAAGGGTAATAAGGGCTTCTATTAGAAGAGGAACTAATTAAATGCTCTTAATTAAAGCTTTCTTATTGGCATCTTTCTTTTCATACCTTCTGGTGTCTAAACTTGCTGCTGCCCTTTCAGATGTGTGCATGGATGAAGAGGTCAGAGCCAAACTGATGGACCTGAAGCACAAACACGATGCCATCATGAAGAGCCAGGACCGGCAGAAGGGCACGCTGCAAAGACGAGCCTCGAGTACCGGCAGTAGAGGGTGAGAGGGGGCATTAGAGGCAGAATGAAGAGGGCTCGAGGTGGTGAAAAAGAGTTGGAGTTGTTAAGTGCTTTAATGTACACTCTCTCTCGTTTGTCTATACAGTAAGCTGGTACGGCGTGTCAGTGTGAACGAGCGCTCCAGTTTGTACCGGCGGGAGCACCACAAAGAAGCCATGGTGTGGCAAGAGCGCGGTCGACAGCCTGAGACACAGGACGACGACGAGGACAGACAAACGAACAATGAGCTGGACCAGCATGCCAAGATGGTGAGTGATCTcagcattgtgttttgttattactACTACCGTTGTCACATATTCAGTTAAACATGTTCTTTAACTTAGGTCAGTGGTGGTGGAGCCAGGTCACGTTTAGAGGAGCTGGAGGCTGCCGACAGGAAAATTATGCCAAGCCTAGGTAACGGAGAGACCTCTGTTTCTCTGGCCTCCTCTGTACCTGGAGAGCTGTGGAGTGGTGGAAGTATAATGGAGCGCAGTGCCTCCTATCAGCTCAGCCCCGCATCTGAAGCCGAGTTAGGGTCTGAGTCTGCAGAAGGCGGGGGGGCAGACAATATGACTCTGGAGAAGTCGCACCAGACCTTGGCTGACCTGAAACGCCAGCGAGCAGCTGCCAAGCTCAATAAGTACCCAGCACCCGCACCTCCCCTACCCCCTCCAGTAGAGGAGGAGCCTTCTGTTGCTGCGACAACCACTGAGACACAGCCAGACCTCCAAATGACCCCCAACACCTCCTCAAGCCAGGTGTACTTCACCCCAGCCAGCGGAGATCCTCCTCTACTCAAACTCCGAGCCCCCGAGGAGGAACAGTCTAACAACAAGGAGCCGTGCTGTGGACTCATGTAGACAGcctgacaaagacacacacacacacacatactgcctACAGAGTAGAGAAGCTGGGCATGTTACACTCCAAAGTGgcaaaaaccttttaaaacagACATTGAAATCATTGAAGAATGTAAATTAAGGCCACATGCCAATGAGGGTTTGATCTATACCACATTTCTATTTAACCCTTTCCTGATCAACACGATACACACTTTACTCTAAAGGTCCTAACATTCCCTACTGTTCCCTCTGCAGAGGCTGCGCATCAGGTTTCCATTTGGTGACTCAGAGGAGAGCTACAGATTCCAGTGTTGCAATCACAGGCAAATATTTACTTAACTCAGTCTTTGTTCATTACTTTACTCATCTCTTCTTACACTGCTCAACTACTGTAGattgacatttcattaaaaagccTTAGAATCATGTAAAGGTTGAAGTATCCGTGTGAAgctgaatgaaattaaactgagAGCTCTAGATGATTTCTGTAAAATGAAGAGCGAGGCTGTGTTGCTATGATTGAGTGCTATGAAGGGTACGTGATCAACGTTTGCATAGATTAACattagagttttttttgtggttggGAGATTGCTTGGTCATGATCATTTCAGTATAGCTATTCTGAATTCATATTTACACAAAGGTGTAAACAAGGACTGTTTCCTTGcttgatttatatatttttttttttcgtggaCTGAAaattttcttttgtaatgttTCCAGCACACAGACGCTGCCTACATTTCAATATTTGTAATGTTGCAATTTGTAAATTAAGTGTTTGTCTCTCAAAGAATGTGAGCTAATCTATATTTATATCAGCGCATAGTTTACTCAGCCCATCTTTATCACTTCTAGATTTTCTATTTTGTCTGtcagtatttctatttttctacCCTCTGAATGAAATCacattatttattctttctgACACTGAATATGGCTTATGGTACAATTCTTGTaccatttttcatttctcttttttttaaagatgaaagtGTGAAGGCAAGATATTTATCAAAGAGATGATATATAGTTTTATTGTCAAACCAAGTAAACTTGTCATATGATTATTTGTCAAAGGTTGGTGCCTTCTTTAGGTGGCAGATTTGATTATAGGTTTGCAATGCTTGCACAAAGTCCCACATGTCAGTTTGGTGAGCAGTGGGATTAAATGATCTATGACTCCAACCTGATGTGCTGTCCAATGCACTCTAATTTCTGTattacatttcagtttttgttagtGATTTTTACTGAGCCCtgttaagaaaaaacaaaacataaaaacaatgttttcacaaattattttttgtatttctttttaatgcatGTAATCCTATTTCATGATCCTGGGTTTTATGCCATTTTGTATCTGTGGCTATTGGTTAAAGAGAATGAATCAGGTCACTTTGCATTTTTGGGGAGCTTTTTTTATACAGTAGGTTTGCCAGATT
This genomic interval carries:
- the ppp1r16a gene encoding protein phosphatase 1 regulatory subunit 16A, yielding MAADHGELLAEMATVGRLSATDRLKHAQKRRAQQLKSWAQMEKDSARGSRAKADKKKPRTTKIKFPDAIKLLDAAARNDLEEVRELLNSGVSPDLVNEDGLTALHQCCIDDFVEIVQCLLDAGACVNACDSELWTPLHAAATCGHTGLVQLLIQSGADLLAVNADGNMPYDLCEDEATLELLEMVMAEQGITQDRIDQCRGAKEAAMLADVQALVQREADLNAQDNNGATLLHIAAANGYMSVAELLVDHRAQLEVKDADGWTPLHAASCWGQIQMVELLVAHGASLNTKSVLEETPLDVCMDEEVRAKLMDLKHKHDAIMKSQDRQKGTLQRRASSTGSRGKLVRRVSVNERSSLYRREHHKEAMVWQERGRQPETQDDDEDRQTNNELDQHAKMVSGGGARSRLEELEAADRKIMPSLGNGETSVSLASSVPGELWSGGSIMERSASYQLSPASEAELGSESAEGGGADNMTLEKSHQTLADLKRQRAAAKLNKYPAPAPPLPPPVEEEPSVAATTTETQPDLQMTPNTSSSQVYFTPASGDPPLLKLRAPEEEQSNNKEPCCGLM